Proteins encoded in a region of the Flavobacterium sp. PMTSA4 genome:
- the miaA gene encoding tRNA (adenosine(37)-N6)-dimethylallyltransferase MiaA: MNYLITIIGPTAIGKTALSISLAKHFNCEILSCDSRQFYKEMKIGTAVPNDEELAAAKHHFIQNRTIFENYSVGDFEQEAIQKLDELFLQNNIQIMVGGSGLYVDAVLKGFDDFPNIDKSIRNKLNSDFELFGIDYLQQKLKELDAEYYKKLADENPQTLQNPQRMKRFVEVCIGTGKPYSSFLNQKKNNRNFTPIIIGLEAEREIMYNRINQRVDIMIEEGLLEEAKNLYPNKDLNALQTVGYRELFDYFDGKTTLEFAIEEIKKNTRRFAKRQLTWFKRTENVAWFDFKTDINEIINTINSKL, from the coding sequence TTGAATTATTTAATCACGATAATTGGTCCTACTGCAATAGGAAAAACAGCTTTAAGTATTTCTTTAGCAAAGCATTTTAATTGTGAAATTCTTTCATGTGATAGCCGACAATTTTATAAAGAAATGAAAATTGGAACTGCGGTTCCAAATGATGAAGAATTAGCAGCAGCTAAACATCATTTCATACAAAACAGAACCATTTTTGAAAATTATTCCGTTGGTGATTTTGAGCAAGAAGCCATTCAAAAACTAGATGAATTGTTTTTGCAAAATAACATTCAAATTATGGTCGGTGGTTCTGGTTTATATGTTGATGCCGTTTTAAAAGGTTTTGATGATTTTCCAAATATTGATAAATCAATAAGAAATAAATTAAATTCTGATTTTGAATTGTTTGGGATAGATTATTTACAGCAAAAGTTAAAAGAACTAGATGCTGAATATTATAAAAAATTAGCCGATGAAAATCCTCAAACATTACAAAATCCGCAGCGAATGAAACGCTTTGTAGAAGTTTGTATTGGAACTGGAAAACCCTACTCATCCTTTTTAAATCAAAAGAAAAATAATAGAAACTTCACTCCTATTATCATTGGTTTGGAAGCTGAAAGAGAAATCATGTACAATAGAATTAACCAACGTGTTGACATCATGATTGAAGAAGGTTTGCTGGAAGAAGCAAAAAATCTTTATCCAAATAAAGACCTAAATGCTTTACAAACGGTTGGTTACAGAGAACTTTTTGACTATTTTGATGGAAAAACTACTTTAGAATTTGCAATAGAGGAAATCAAAAAAAACACAAGACGATTTGCAAAAAGACAATTAACTTGGTTTAAAAGAACTGAAAATGTTGCATGGTTTGACTTTAAAACAGATATCAATGAAATTATTAATACCATAAATTCAAAATTATAA
- a CDS encoding acyl-[acyl-carrier-protein] thioesterase, whose translation MPISPDFESKLVKDWKINFLQCYPNGYLKYTDLCNILQLTAAKHAELGGLSFNDMQEFHQAWVLSRIRIEINRLPKWKDKITVKTWINSLENSRSIRCIELFQGEEKLVGCETFWVVMNTNTRRPENLGLAHEHFIKYPERATLESFSKIDIQHDFKKITEQTVKLSDLDIVNHANSVKYLEWCLNYIDVEAVFFQKIKTIEMNYLKELSLNDAFEISKKTEDNKLIYKVHNSEKTNFALQLELK comes from the coding sequence ATGCCTATTTCACCTGATTTCGAATCAAAACTAGTAAAGGATTGGAAAATTAATTTTTTGCAATGTTATCCAAATGGTTATTTGAAATACACTGACTTATGTAATATTCTTCAATTAACTGCTGCAAAACACGCAGAACTTGGAGGTTTGAGTTTTAATGACATGCAAGAATTTCATCAAGCTTGGGTTTTGAGCAGAATTCGAATTGAAATTAATCGATTACCGAAATGGAAAGATAAAATAACTGTGAAAACCTGGATTAATTCGCTTGAAAACTCTCGTTCTATTCGTTGTATCGAATTATTTCAAGGAGAAGAGAAACTCGTAGGTTGTGAAACTTTTTGGGTTGTAATGAATACCAATACTCGCCGACCAGAGAATTTAGGTTTGGCACATGAACATTTTATTAAATATCCTGAAAGAGCAACTTTAGAGAGTTTTTCTAAGATAGATATACAACATGATTTCAAAAAAATTACTGAGCAAACTGTAAAATTATCTGATTTAGACATTGTAAATCATGCTAATAGTGTAAAATATCTTGAATGGTGTTTGAATTATATTGATGTTGAAGCCGTTTTTTTTCAGAAAATAAAAACTATTGAAATGAATTATTTAAAAGAATTATCTCTGAATGATGCTTTTGAAATTTCTAAAAAAACTGAAGACAACAAATTAATATACAAAGTACACAATTCTGAAAAAACTAATTTTGCACTTCAATTAGAACTTAAATAA
- a CDS encoding YggS family pyridoxal phosphate-dependent enzyme → MSIKDNLLKIKSSLPENVTLVAVSKTKPVSDLMEAYEAGQRIFGENKIQEMTEKHQQMPKDIQWHMIGHVQSNKVKYMISYVKLIHGVDSLKLLKEINRQAIRWRKNVDCLLQIHIAEEETKFGLDENELSDIINSDEFKSFKNIKVVGLMGMATFTDNQEQIKKEFTVLKSIFDKYKPTETSNFKLETLSMGMSGDYQLAIDCGSTMVRIGSSIFGNR, encoded by the coding sequence ATGTCAATAAAAGATAATTTACTAAAAATAAAATCATCATTACCTGAAAACGTTACACTAGTTGCGGTTTCAAAAACCAAACCTGTTTCTGATTTGATGGAAGCTTATGAAGCTGGACAACGCATTTTTGGTGAAAATAAAATCCAAGAAATGACCGAAAAACATCAACAAATGCCCAAAGACATTCAATGGCATATGATTGGTCATGTTCAATCGAATAAGGTAAAATATATGATTTCTTATGTAAAATTAATTCATGGAGTTGATAGTTTAAAATTACTAAAAGAGATAAATCGACAAGCTATTCGTTGGAGAAAAAATGTGGATTGTTTACTCCAAATTCATATAGCTGAAGAAGAAACAAAGTTTGGTTTAGATGAAAATGAACTTTCCGATATTATAAATTCCGATGAATTTAAATCATTTAAAAATATTAAAGTAGTTGGTTTAATGGGAATGGCTACATTTACTGATAATCAAGAACAAATAAAAAAAGAATTTACAGTATTAAAATCAATTTTTGACAAATACAAACCAACCGAAACTTCAAATTTTAAACTTGAAACACTTTCCATGGGAATGAGTGGCGATTATCAATTAGCTATTGATTGCGGAAGTACAATGGTTAGAATTGGAAGTAGTATTTTTGGAAACAGATAA
- a CDS encoding response regulator transcription factor produces MENKNKILLVEDDQNFGIVLREYLTLNDFEVTLAKNGMEGFEKFKKDTFDLCILDVMMPYKDGYTLAKEIREKNKDVPLIFLTAKTMKEDVMKGYKVGADDYLNKPFDSDVLLMKIKAIIQRKAAENKNEPAKFEFEIGKFHLNSKLRFLTFNGGEPIKLSPKESELLKMMAIYENDLMPRELALTKIWREDNYFTSRSMDVYIAKLRKYLKDDPNVEILNIHGEGFRLVVKK; encoded by the coding sequence ATGGAAAATAAAAATAAAATATTACTAGTTGAAGATGATCAAAACTTCGGTATTGTTTTGAGAGAATACTTAACGCTTAACGATTTTGAGGTTACTTTAGCTAAAAACGGAATGGAAGGTTTTGAAAAGTTCAAAAAAGATACCTTCGATTTATGTATTCTTGATGTCATGATGCCATACAAAGATGGTTATACTTTGGCAAAAGAAATACGTGAAAAAAACAAAGATGTGCCTTTGATTTTCTTGACTGCAAAAACAATGAAAGAAGATGTGATGAAAGGTTACAAAGTTGGAGCTGATGATTATTTAAATAAACCATTTGATTCGGATGTTTTATTGATGAAAATTAAAGCTATCATTCAACGTAAAGCTGCAGAAAATAAAAACGAACCAGCAAAATTTGAATTCGAAATTGGTAAGTTTCACTTAAATTCAAAGCTAAGATTTTTAACATTTAATGGTGGTGAACCAATAAAATTATCACCAAAAGAATCAGAATTGTTGAAAATGATGGCGATTTATGAAAATGATTTAATGCCTAGAGAATTAGCTTTGACAAAAATCTGGAGAGAAGACAATTACTTCACTTCAAGAAGTATGGACGTTTACATTGCCAAATTACGTAAGTATCTAAAAGACGATCCAAACGTTGAAATCTTAAACATTCACGGTGAAGGTTTCCGATTGGTTGTTAAAAAATAA
- a CDS encoding DUF1015 domain-containing protein, producing the protein MSKITPFKAVRPAPDKVGLVSCRNYEDYSPAELAAWLNFNPYSFLHVINPAYVNAQKITLDKRFKGVAHKYQDFKNENVLISEEKPVFFLYEIQTKNRTFTGIVAGTSIDDYKNNVIKKHEDTLQYRVELFKDYLHQTGFNTEPVLITYPDNTTINNWISEKKKSQPIYNYSTTNKEKHQLWKIETEEEIEWLQNQFEKISELYIADGHHRSASAELLYDEYKQSEHNNLNYFMSFLIAESNVKIYEYNRIIRDLNGYSSEEFLEKLSENFIIKDKEQELWKPQSKFEFGMYLKGNFYALFYKQDGNSNNHKSILENLDAQILYGKVLKPLLAIEDLRNDERIEYIPGKQSILTLKELVDEGEFEVGFMLFPSDISEIKALADNNLIMPPKSTYIEPKFRSGLMVYEL; encoded by the coding sequence ATGAGTAAAATAACTCCTTTCAAAGCGGTTCGTCCTGCGCCAGATAAAGTTGGTTTAGTAAGTTGTCGAAACTATGAAGACTATTCTCCGGCTGAATTGGCTGCTTGGTTAAATTTTAATCCTTATTCGTTTTTGCATGTAATCAATCCAGCTTATGTGAATGCACAAAAAATAACTTTAGATAAACGATTTAAAGGTGTAGCACATAAATACCAAGATTTTAAAAATGAAAATGTTTTGATTTCTGAAGAAAAACCTGTTTTCTTTCTCTATGAAATTCAGACAAAAAACAGAACATTTACCGGAATTGTAGCAGGAACTTCTATTGATGACTATAAAAATAATGTTATCAAAAAACACGAAGACACATTACAATATCGTGTAGAATTATTCAAAGATTATTTGCATCAAACTGGTTTTAACACCGAACCCGTTTTGATTACGTATCCAGACAACACAACTATTAACAATTGGATTTCTGAAAAAAAGAAATCTCAACCAATTTATAATTATTCAACAACCAACAAAGAAAAACATCAGCTTTGGAAAATTGAAACAGAAGAAGAAATTGAATGGTTACAAAATCAATTTGAAAAAATTTCTGAATTATATATTGCTGATGGACATCATCGTTCTGCTTCTGCTGAATTGTTGTATGACGAATACAAACAATCCGAACATAATAATTTAAATTATTTTATGAGTTTTCTGATTGCTGAAAGCAACGTGAAAATATATGAATACAATCGAATTATTAGAGATTTAAACGGTTATTCATCGGAAGAATTTTTAGAAAAACTTTCAGAGAATTTTATCATTAAAGACAAAGAACAAGAACTTTGGAAACCGCAAAGTAAGTTTGAATTTGGAATGTATCTTAAAGGTAATTTCTATGCTTTATTTTACAAACAAGATGGCAATTCTAACAATCATAAATCAATTTTAGAAAACCTTGATGCTCAAATTTTGTATGGCAAAGTATTGAAACCATTACTAGCTATCGAAGATTTAAGAAATGATGAACGCATTGAATACATTCCTGGAAAGCAATCAATTTTAACATTAAAAGAGTTGGTTGATGAAGGTGAATTTGAGGTTGGATTTATGTTATTTCCTAGTGATATATCAGAAATAAAAGCATTGGCAGATAACAATTTAATCATGCCACCAAAAAGTACTTATATTGAGCCAAAATTTAGAAGTGGTTTGATGGTTTATGAATTGTAA
- a CDS encoding exonuclease domain-containing protein, with amino-acid sequence MYTILDIETTGGQFNEEGITEIAIYKFDGHEIVDQFISLVNPEKPIQPFVVKLTGINNAMLRSAPKFYEVAKRIIEITEGTIIVAHNASFDYRILRTEFTRLGYDFKRETLCTVELSKRLIPDQLSYSLGKLVRALGIPVTDRHRASGDAMATVKLFKMLLAKDSKKEIISELIKKEIKSGLSPKLLDIVESLPTKTGIYYIHNEKGNLIYIGKSRNIKKRVNQHFTGTSGKSKKIQREVFAVTYEVTGSELIALLKESEEIKINKPIYNRSQRKSIFQWALYQEKDSKGYINLKLLKADGRKKEITSFSSIQEGKNALFKITEKHNLCQKINGLYETQNGCFQHKIKECNGACLGKESPELYNERVEEFIREMKFENDNMVIIDRGRSIDERCAVLIENGIYKGYCFYDLNYQINNIEILKNIIIPMQNNRDTRTIIQGYLKRNKVYKIVKF; translated from the coding sequence ATTTACACTATTCTCGACATAGAAACCACCGGAGGACAATTCAACGAAGAAGGAATTACAGAAATCGCTATCTATAAGTTTGATGGTCATGAAATAGTTGATCAATTTATAAGTTTGGTAAATCCTGAAAAACCAATCCAACCTTTTGTGGTAAAATTGACTGGAATAAATAACGCTATGTTACGTTCAGCACCAAAATTTTATGAAGTAGCTAAACGCATTATCGAAATTACTGAAGGAACAATCATTGTGGCACATAATGCTTCATTTGATTATAGAATTCTGAGAACAGAGTTTACTCGTTTAGGTTATGATTTTAAACGTGAAACGCTTTGTACTGTTGAACTTTCAAAAAGATTAATTCCTGACCAACTTTCGTATAGCTTGGGAAAATTAGTTCGTGCATTGGGAATTCCAGTAACTGATAGACACAGAGCAAGTGGTGATGCAATGGCAACAGTGAAATTATTCAAAATGCTTTTGGCTAAAGACAGCAAAAAAGAAATTATTTCTGAGTTAATTAAGAAAGAAATAAAATCTGGATTGTCGCCAAAACTACTTGACATTGTTGAAAGTTTGCCAACAAAAACCGGAATATATTATATTCATAACGAAAAAGGAAATTTAATATATATTGGTAAAAGTCGAAATATTAAAAAAAGAGTTAATCAGCATTTTACAGGAACTTCGGGAAAAAGCAAAAAAATTCAAAGAGAAGTTTTTGCAGTTACCTATGAAGTCACAGGAAGCGAATTGATAGCTTTATTAAAAGAAAGTGAAGAAATAAAAATAAATAAACCTATTTATAATCGTTCACAACGAAAAAGTATTTTTCAATGGGCTTTGTACCAAGAAAAAGATTCAAAAGGTTATATTAACTTAAAATTACTAAAAGCTGATGGCAGAAAAAAGGAAATAACCTCTTTTTCTTCAATACAAGAAGGAAAGAATGCCTTGTTTAAAATAACAGAAAAACACAATTTGTGTCAAAAAATAAATGGTTTATATGAAACACAAAATGGTTGTTTTCAACATAAAATTAAAGAATGTAATGGAGCGTGTTTAGGGAAAGAATCACCAGAATTATATAATGAACGTGTTGAAGAATTCATTCGAGAAATGAAATTCGAAAACGACAACATGGTCATTATTGACAGAGGTCGAAGTATTGATGAACGTTGCGCTGTTTTAATTGAAAATGGAATTTACAAAGGCTATTGCTTTTATGACTTAAATTATCAAATAAACAACATCGAAATATTAAAAAACATAATTATCCCGATGCAAAATAACCGCGACACAAGAACAATTATTCAAGGTTATTTGAAAAGAAATAAAGTATATAAAATTGTCAAGTTTTGA
- a CDS encoding glycosyltransferase yields the protein MLFSIIIPVYNRPDELEELLSSLTKLDYDKNYEIVIIEDGSTLMSDVVCSNYQSKLNISYYYKSNSGPGDSRNYGMKVAKGDYFIIFDSDCLIPSNYLKEVELELTNDFVDCFGGSDAAHESFSDIQKAINFAMTSFLTTGGIRGGSEKINKFQPRSFNMGISREAFLTSNGFGNIHPGEDPDLSIRLWKLGFKTRLFPNAYVFHKRRINWNKFSIQVNKFGKARPILDLWHPDYKKLTFYFPTIFILGLMFSIVMLFLKQPIFLELYGFYFILILLFSSIQNKSFSIGLLSVYAVFKQFWGYGIGFMNSFFKIQIQKQQPEKAFPELFFKSKL from the coding sequence ATGCTATTCTCAATAATTATTCCCGTTTATAATCGCCCAGATGAATTAGAAGAATTACTTTCTAGTTTAACAAAATTAGATTATGACAAAAATTATGAAATCGTAATTATTGAAGATGGATCTACACTAATGTCAGATGTTGTTTGTTCTAATTATCAATCTAAATTAAATATTTCATATTATTATAAATCAAATTCAGGTCCAGGTGATTCAAGAAATTATGGAATGAAAGTTGCTAAAGGTGACTATTTTATAATTTTTGATTCTGATTGCTTAATTCCATCAAATTATTTAAAAGAAGTTGAATTAGAATTAACAAACGATTTTGTTGATTGTTTTGGTGGTTCTGATGCTGCTCATGAATCATTTTCAGATATTCAAAAAGCAATCAATTTTGCCATGACTTCTTTTTTGACAACAGGTGGAATTCGTGGTGGTTCTGAAAAAATAAATAAATTTCAGCCTAGAAGTTTCAATATGGGAATTTCTAGAGAAGCATTTTTAACTTCTAATGGTTTTGGGAATATTCATCCTGGTGAAGATCCAGATTTATCTATTAGACTTTGGAAGCTTGGTTTTAAAACAAGATTATTTCCAAATGCTTACGTATTTCACAAACGCAGAATTAATTGGAATAAATTTTCAATTCAAGTAAATAAATTTGGAAAAGCAAGACCAATTTTAGATTTGTGGCATCCAGATTATAAAAAATTGACTTTCTATTTCCCAACAATTTTTATACTTGGATTAATGTTTTCAATTGTTATGTTGTTTCTAAAACAACCTATTTTTTTAGAACTTTACGGATTCTATTTTATTTTAATACTCCTTTTTTCATCCATTCAAAATAAGTCGTTTTCTATTGGATTACTCTCTGTTTATGCTGTTTTTAAACAGTTTTGGGGATATGGAATAGGATTTATGAATTCTTTCTTTAAAATACAAATTCAAAAACAACAACCAGAAAAAGCTTTTCCTGAATTATTTTTTAAATCAAAATTATGA
- the coaE gene encoding dephospho-CoA kinase (Dephospho-CoA kinase (CoaE) performs the final step in coenzyme A biosynthesis.) — protein sequence MTKIVGLTGGIGSGKTTIANYFKELGVPVYIADDEAKKIMNSDDVILKIKNKFGEDVLEDNKVNREKMAQIVFSNPEKLKELNKIIHPEVKKHFKNWLNSHKDSKYIIKEAAILFESGSYKDCDYIITVVATLESRIERILKRDNTTKENVLKRIKNQWSDDEKVAKSDFIIHNEDVKEALIKTYQIHNLLNNI from the coding sequence ATGACAAAAATAGTTGGACTTACAGGCGGAATTGGAAGTGGTAAAACAACCATTGCAAATTACTTTAAAGAACTTGGAGTTCCAGTTTACATTGCTGATGATGAAGCAAAAAAAATAATGAATTCTGATGATGTTATTCTAAAAATTAAAAATAAATTTGGAGAAGATGTTTTAGAAGACAACAAAGTAAACAGAGAAAAGATGGCTCAAATAGTCTTTTCAAATCCCGAAAAGTTGAAAGAACTTAATAAAATAATTCATCCAGAGGTTAAAAAGCATTTTAAGAATTGGCTGAATAGTCACAAAGATTCAAAGTATATAATAAAAGAAGCAGCTATCTTATTTGAAAGTGGAAGTTATAAGGATTGTGATTATATTATAACTGTGGTTGCAACATTAGAATCTAGAATTGAGAGAATTTTAAAAAGAGATAATACTACAAAAGAAAATGTTTTAAAAAGAATAAAAAATCAATGGAGCGATGATGAAAAAGTTGCCAAAAGTGATTTTATTATTCATAATGAAGATGTTAAAGAAGCTTTAATAAAAACATATCAAATTCATAATTTATTGAATAATATTTAA
- a CDS encoding sensor histidine kinase: MNKLFFRLLVILMSLSLIGIILVQVYWFDTSFKNNEEQFKFHAKQVLGNVAEKLNKLEAYNYYEIYNRVADSTGKVPQKSDFLELKFYQRDVRTNQTIVYSNNITSEDYGITSAYFDKNSEPYKIKNYTANRKTEVYNGAVDNSMKQNVSPDLKIEKSGKLDLLNNAQFETFFKDIAALKPIQERVSNELIKNLLSKELKIYGVNTPFEYSIYSNGLATKIQSEAFRYDKDANYSIPIFTDSEGNSKYQLLIQFPQKKKFLISELIGIAVLSTIFTLVIVIAYSSALSQLIKQRQISEIKTDFINNMTHEFKTPIATINLALDAIKNPKVFEDKEKVSRYLQMIKDENKRMHAQVENVLRISKLEKKELEINKENHDIHEIIEDAIEHVNLIVEDREGSITKTFDATRSSVLLNDVHFTNVLVNILDNAIKYSANIPVIDVHTENVKDFIIIKIKDNGIGMSKAAQKRIFEKFYREHTGDVHNVKGHGLGLAYVKRIVEDHNGEVYVESEKGKGSTFIIKLPLIN, encoded by the coding sequence ATGAATAAATTGTTTTTCAGACTACTTGTTATTTTAATGAGTTTATCATTAATAGGTATTATTCTAGTGCAAGTATATTGGTTTGATACTTCATTTAAAAATAATGAAGAGCAATTTAAATTTCATGCAAAACAAGTTCTTGGAAATGTTGCCGAAAAATTAAATAAACTTGAAGCCTATAACTATTATGAAATTTATAATAGAGTAGCAGATAGTACTGGAAAAGTACCTCAAAAAAGTGATTTTCTTGAATTAAAGTTTTATCAGCGTGATGTTAGAACGAACCAAACAATTGTTTATTCTAATAATATTACTTCTGAAGATTATGGTATTACATCTGCTTATTTTGATAAAAATAGCGAACCATATAAAATTAAGAATTACACAGCGAATAGAAAAACAGAGGTTTACAATGGAGCAGTTGATAACTCAATGAAACAAAATGTTTCACCTGATTTAAAAATTGAAAAGTCTGGAAAACTTGATTTATTAAACAATGCTCAATTTGAAACTTTTTTTAAAGATATAGCTGCTTTAAAGCCAATACAAGAAAGAGTTTCTAACGAATTGATAAAGAATTTATTATCTAAAGAGTTAAAAATTTATGGAGTTAATACTCCATTCGAATATAGTATTTACAGTAACGGATTAGCTACTAAGATTCAATCAGAAGCTTTTAGGTATGATAAAGATGCAAATTATTCAATTCCTATTTTTACTGATAGCGAAGGAAATAGTAAGTATCAATTATTAATTCAGTTTCCTCAAAAGAAGAAGTTTTTAATATCAGAGTTAATTGGAATTGCAGTATTATCAACAATTTTCACATTAGTTATTGTAATTGCTTATTCAAGTGCATTGAGTCAATTGATAAAACAAAGACAGATTTCTGAAATTAAAACCGATTTTATCAATAACATGACGCATGAGTTTAAAACGCCAATTGCTACAATTAATTTAGCGTTGGATGCTATCAAAAACCCAAAAGTCTTTGAAGATAAAGAGAAAGTTAGTCGTTACCTTCAAATGATTAAAGATGAGAATAAGCGAATGCATGCTCAAGTAGAAAATGTATTGAGAATATCAAAATTAGAGAAGAAAGAACTTGAAATCAATAAGGAAAATCATGATATTCATGAAATTATAGAAGATGCAATTGAACATGTTAATTTAATTGTTGAAGATAGAGAAGGAAGTATTACTAAAACTTTTGATGCAACCAGATCTTCAGTATTATTGAATGATGTTCATTTTACCAATGTTTTGGTTAATATTTTGGATAACGCAATTAAATATTCGGCAAATATTCCAGTTATTGATGTACATACTGAAAACGTAAAAGATTTTATAATAATAAAAATAAAAGACAACGGAATAGGAATGAGCAAAGCAGCTCAAAAAAGAATTTTTGAAAAATTTTATCGCGAACATACAGGCGACGTTCATAATGTTAAAGGACATGGATTAGGATTAGCCTACGTAAAAAGAATAGTTGAAGACCATAATGGTGAAGTTTACGTAGAAAGTGAAAAAGGAAAAGGAAGTACATTTATAATAAAATTGCCACTGATTAATTAA